A genomic stretch from Candidatus Peregrinibacteria bacterium includes:
- a CDS encoding glutaredoxin — MKFFSFSSKREILFYIFAGIFLLGTIGSYIYQSFSPALEDVQNDTAVISMFSREKCGHCRDEKKFLAEWKKENPNFSIQILDIEKSKEAGKMFLELTKKYNLSKSTPITIVGDEIFVGFDSAENMGAKIKKAYNSKSSLLTFREAWAQKDNLRVYDYEASVCDANSTECAATSLIVNVPLWGPLDLAELKSPSALSFILGLIDGFNPCAMWVLIVFLLALIQIGDRFKMFVVAGIFLLAEAIMYAMILTLWFSTWNFVGLDAWITPIVGFVALGSGFFFLYEGTFSDGTCKVTSSEQKKKITNKIQAIAHSPLTIVTFFGILALAFSVNIIEFACSIGIPQTFTQILHLSVLPILEKIWYIVIYIFAYMFDDFIVFGIALYSIEKIGITHKYARASNIIGGILMLILGTLLIFAPEVLTFS, encoded by the coding sequence ATGAAATTTTTTTCGTTTTCTTCAAAGAGAGAAATTTTGTTTTACATATTTGCCGGAATTTTCCTGTTGGGAACTATCGGATCGTATATATACCAAAGTTTTTCCCCTGCTCTTGAAGATGTACAAAATGATACTGCGGTGATTTCGATGTTTTCGAGGGAAAAGTGCGGACATTGCCGAGATGAAAAGAAATTTTTAGCTGAGTGGAAAAAGGAAAATCCAAATTTTTCCATTCAAATACTCGATATTGAAAAAAGTAAAGAAGCCGGAAAAATGTTCCTAGAACTCACCAAAAAATATAATCTTTCAAAGAGTACACCGATTACCATTGTTGGCGATGAAATTTTCGTAGGATTTGATTCTGCAGAAAATATGGGGGCAAAGATCAAGAAAGCGTATAATTCCAAAAGTTCATTGCTCACTTTCCGCGAAGCATGGGCACAAAAAGACAATCTTCGCGTCTACGATTATGAAGCATCAGTATGTGATGCAAATAGCACAGAATGCGCAGCTACTTCGCTCATTGTCAATGTTCCACTGTGGGGACCTCTCGATCTTGCCGAGTTAAAAAGTCCCTCAGCGCTTTCTTTTATCCTCGGGCTTATCGATGGATTCAATCCATGTGCGATGTGGGTACTTATTGTTTTTCTCCTCGCACTTATTCAAATTGGAGATCGATTCAAAATGTTTGTGGTCGCGGGAATTTTTCTTCTCGCAGAAGCCATTATGTACGCGATGATTTTAACACTGTGGTTTTCCACTTGGAATTTTGTAGGACTTGATGCATGGATCACCCCAATTGTTGGCTTTGTTGCTCTTGGATCGGGATTCTTTTTCCTGTACGAAGGAACCTTCTCTGATGGAACCTGTAAAGTAACGAGCTCTGAACAGAAGAAAAAAATTACGAACAAAATTCAGGCTATTGCGCATTCTCCACTCACTATTGTGACCTTTTTTGGAATTCTTGCGCTCGCTTTTTCTGTAAACATTATCGAATTTGCATGCTCTATTGGAATTCCTCAAACATTTACGCAAATTCTCCATCTTTCCGTTCTTCCTATCTTGGAAAAAATTTGGTACATCGTTATTTATATTTTTGCGTATATGTTCGATGACTTTATTGTTTTTGGAATTGCGCTGTATTCCATTGAGAAAATTGGAATTACTCACAAGTATGCACGAGCTTCAAACATAATCGGAGGAATCCTGATGCTTATTCTCGGGACACTTCTTATTTTTGCTCCAGAGGTCTTGACGTTTTCATAG
- a CDS encoding FAD-dependent oxidoreductase: MGTIPEYSATVIEVISAAKETKLFRLKLSESSPPFHFTVGQFISIFIEEKVFRAYSIASSSKKLPLIELCVKIIPGGKGSEHLDHLAPGDVITFRGPFGSCVLKDLQKSKIFIAGGTGIAPIKAFVDELKEERFGGEEELLYGVRTPEYAVYTDEFKNLSSDHFRWILCASDMEKNDSEKYPRYPTDVLQKYPPEYFRDKEVYVCGPPPLVKETIHILTEEKNFPKEYIFTEAY; this comes from the coding sequence ATGGGCACTATTCCTGAATATTCGGCTACGGTAATAGAAGTTATATCCGCCGCGAAGGAAACAAAACTCTTTCGCCTTAAACTATCTGAATCTTCACCACCATTTCATTTTACAGTTGGACAGTTTATTTCCATTTTTATTGAGGAAAAAGTATTTCGCGCCTATTCCATTGCGTCGTCTTCGAAGAAACTTCCTCTCATCGAACTCTGTGTCAAGATTATTCCAGGAGGAAAGGGAAGTGAGCATCTTGATCATCTTGCCCCGGGAGATGTGATAACATTTCGAGGACCGTTTGGATCATGCGTTCTCAAAGATCTTCAAAAAAGTAAGATATTTATTGCCGGAGGAACCGGAATTGCACCAATAAAAGCTTTTGTTGACGAGCTCAAAGAAGAAAGATTTGGCGGAGAAGAGGAACTTCTCTACGGAGTCAGAACACCGGAATATGCGGTGTACACTGATGAATTTAAAAATCTCTCATCAGATCATTTTCGATGGATTCTCTGCGCGAGTGACATGGAGAAGAATGACTCTGAAAAATATCCTCGGTATCCCACTGACGTTCTTCAGAAATATCCGCCGGAATATTTTAGAGATAAAGAAGTGTATGTGTGTGGTCCTCCACCACTTGTAAAGGAAACAATCCACATTCTCACAGAAGAAAAAAATTTCCCGAAAGAATACATCTTTACAGAAGCATATTAG